One Tepidanaerobacter syntrophicus DNA segment encodes these proteins:
- the ychF gene encoding redox-regulated ATPase YchF, with product MKVGLIGLPTVGKTTFFNLLTHAGIETSAFQSGKLDANFGLAKVPDERVDFLAEIYKPKKVTYAQIEVTDIPGLTRGEGKGGNQFLDNIRKVDCLVHIVRAFKDENVIHPEGSIDVLRDIENINLELLLADLQLVETRLERINTSKKITKEAEAEREILKKLREPLENEIGVSDIELSDEEKKMIEHLDFFTAKPMIIVVNIDEDQLVNGWEQREEVLRYCKEKNLPVLEISAKTEVELSELDEGDRAEFMKELNIKESGIDMLAKAIYEKLDLISFLTAGEDEVKAWTIKKGTNAKAAAGKIHSDIERGFIRAEVINFKDFKECGGSMAKARELGKLRLEGKEYIVQDGDIINFRFNV from the coding sequence GTGAAAGTTGGGTTAATTGGTTTACCTACAGTGGGGAAGACCACTTTTTTTAATTTACTTACACATGCAGGAATTGAGACCAGCGCTTTCCAAAGCGGAAAACTGGATGCGAATTTTGGCCTTGCAAAAGTTCCGGACGAAAGGGTGGATTTTCTAGCCGAAATCTACAAGCCGAAAAAGGTTACATATGCACAGATAGAAGTTACAGACATACCGGGCCTTACAAGAGGAGAAGGGAAAGGCGGCAACCAGTTTCTGGATAATATAAGGAAGGTGGACTGCCTGGTTCACATAGTAAGGGCATTCAAGGACGAAAATGTAATACACCCGGAAGGCTCCATAGATGTTTTAAGGGATATAGAAAATATTAATTTGGAACTTCTTTTAGCAGACCTGCAGCTTGTGGAAACAAGGCTTGAACGAATAAATACCAGTAAAAAGATTACCAAAGAGGCCGAAGCCGAAAGAGAAATCTTGAAAAAACTTCGGGAGCCACTGGAAAATGAGATAGGAGTTTCTGATATAGAACTTTCCGATGAAGAGAAAAAAATGATAGAACATCTGGATTTTTTTACTGCAAAACCGATGATAATAGTGGTAAATATTGACGAAGACCAGCTGGTAAACGGGTGGGAGCAAAGAGAAGAAGTACTCAGATACTGTAAAGAGAAAAATCTTCCGGTGCTTGAAATAAGCGCAAAGACAGAGGTAGAGCTCAGCGAGCTTGACGAAGGAGACAGGGCTGAGTTTATGAAGGAACTGAATATTAAGGAGTCTGGAATAGATATGCTGGCAAAGGCTATTTACGAGAAATTGGATCTCATATCCTTTTTGACTGCCGGCGAAGATGAGGTCAAAGCATGGACAATAAAGAAAGGAACAAATGCGAAGGCTGCTGCAGGCAAGATCCATTCTGATATAGAGCGGGGATTTATAAGGGCAGAGGTAATCAACTTTAAGGATTTTAAAGAATGCGGCGGAAGTATGGCAAAAGCTCGGGAACTTGGAAAACTCAGGCTTGAAGGCAAAGAATATATCGTTCAGGACGGCGACATTATCAATTTCCGATTTAATGTTTGA
- a CDS encoding GerMN domain-containing protein, translated as MKKTLNLILILFMIFVLAGCSGNSPGAEPLGQAAEPPAENMAFIYYIKSGFLVPVSYNIDVNSDNYIEKVSTTINLLFSGDVPEGFESGVSDVKINSLNINQDIVSVDVSRELTELAVKQIVYTLTECDNILHINISVNGKPFASMLERPKFINPVNPEQYAQDKDNPAELSKYITVYYTDSNKKYLIPLTIKTDKTSAEDRAKEALRYLSEGIEGIEGISVFPNKMKIREFQIKDGTAEIDLDLDALFAFNDEVQYAEIAIDSVVRTLTSIDGIDQVQLLVNGKKLDYVTSNMSIKDPIKPEKWYNKVK; from the coding sequence TTGAAAAAAACACTCAACCTCATATTAATTTTATTTATGATTTTTGTGCTTGCAGGCTGCAGCGGCAATTCACCGGGAGCAGAGCCTTTAGGTCAAGCTGCAGAGCCTCCTGCGGAAAATATGGCTTTTATATATTATATAAAGTCGGGCTTTCTTGTGCCGGTAAGCTATAATATCGATGTAAATTCAGACAATTATATAGAAAAGGTCAGCACTACCATTAATTTGCTGTTTTCAGGCGATGTGCCGGAAGGATTTGAAAGCGGCGTATCAGATGTAAAGATAAATAGTTTGAATATAAATCAGGATATTGTATCAGTGGATGTTTCCAGGGAATTAACTGAACTTGCAGTAAAACAAATCGTCTATACCCTTACAGAGTGTGACAATATCCTTCATATAAATATCAGCGTAAATGGCAAACCTTTTGCGAGCATGCTGGAAAGACCTAAGTTCATAAACCCGGTAAACCCGGAGCAATACGCACAAGACAAGGACAATCCGGCAGAACTTAGTAAATACATTACTGTCTATTATACCGATAGTAACAAAAAATATTTAATTCCTTTGACTATCAAGACCGATAAAACATCGGCGGAAGACAGGGCAAAAGAAGCACTAAGATATTTGTCAGAAGGTATAGAGGGAATAGAGGGCATAAGTGTTTTTCCAAACAAAATGAAAATCAGGGAATTTCAAATAAAAGACGGAACAGCGGAGATTGACCTGGATTTAGATGCGCTTTTTGCATTTAATGATGAAGTTCAGTATGCCGAAATTGCAATAGATTCTGTAGTGCGAACCCTTACTTCTATCGACGGCATTGACCAGGTTCAGCTTTTAGTAAATGGCAAGAAGCTAGATTACGTTACGAGCAATATGAGCATTAAAGACCCGATCAAACCTGAAAAATGGTATAATAAGGTAAAATAG
- a CDS encoding XTP/dITP diphosphatase, whose translation MELVIATKNKGKFLEFQRMLEDIPVKLMSLEDFPEIEITEDGATFEENALLKAKITCTKTGMPALGDDSGLRVQALSGRPGVFTARYAGQGASDKDNIEKLLNELKDVPFEKRQAEFVCVLALVLPDGGTFIEEGKLEGYIALEPAGCDGFGYDPIFFVPQLEKTLAEAGPQAKDAISHRAKAIKKMKTHLINISQGGKA comes from the coding sequence ATGGAACTGGTGATTGCTACAAAAAACAAAGGCAAATTTTTAGAGTTTCAAAGAATGCTGGAGGATATTCCTGTAAAGCTCATGTCGCTGGAGGATTTTCCGGAGATTGAAATTACCGAAGATGGCGCAACTTTTGAGGAAAACGCCCTTTTAAAAGCTAAAATAACTTGCACAAAAACCGGGATGCCGGCATTGGGAGATGATTCCGGCCTTAGAGTGCAAGCACTTTCGGGAAGGCCCGGGGTTTTTACGGCCCGGTATGCGGGGCAGGGGGCCTCTGACAAAGATAATATTGAAAAACTCCTTAACGAACTTAAGGATGTACCTTTCGAAAAAAGGCAAGCTGAATTTGTATGCGTGCTGGCTCTTGTGCTGCCTGATGGAGGGACCTTTATTGAGGAAGGAAAGTTGGAAGGATACATAGCTTTGGAGCCTGCAGGGTGCGACGGATTTGGTTATGATCCGATTTTCTTTGTCCCACAGTTGGAGAAAACCCTTGCTGAAGCAGGACCTCAAGCAAAGGATGCAATTAGTCATAGGGCAAAGGCCATAAAGAAAATGAAGACACACCTTATAAATATATCTCAAGGAGGCAAAGCTTGA
- a CDS encoding redox-sensing transcriptional repressor Rex yields the protein MDQPDEIKRVSVAVIKRLPKYYECLGNLLKNNVERVSSQELSKILGFTASQIRQDLNNFGEFGQQGYGYNVQQLYLEISKILGLDTVHKMVLIGAGNLGQALVNYGEFRTHGFDIVAVFDTNPALIGRKINNVPIYSTEEIEYFIKENEIDIAVMTVPKGEAEKVAGILEKTRIRGIWNFTPVEIKLENEDILIENVHLIDSLFTLSYRINENKLQKRLLKQKRKIFPRP from the coding sequence TTGGACCAACCCGATGAAATAAAAAGGGTTTCAGTAGCTGTTATAAAGCGGCTTCCTAAATACTATGAGTGCTTGGGGAATTTGTTAAAGAACAACGTGGAGCGGGTTTCATCCCAAGAACTTAGTAAAATTTTAGGTTTTACCGCATCCCAAATAAGACAGGATTTAAACAATTTCGGCGAATTTGGCCAGCAAGGCTATGGCTACAATGTTCAACAGCTTTATCTTGAAATATCTAAAATTTTAGGTTTAGATACAGTGCATAAGATGGTTCTTATAGGAGCGGGGAATCTTGGCCAGGCTTTGGTAAATTATGGCGAGTTTAGAACCCATGGCTTTGATATAGTGGCGGTTTTTGATACAAATCCTGCTTTGATAGGCCGTAAAATTAATAATGTCCCTATATATTCGACAGAAGAGATTGAATATTTTATTAAAGAGAACGAGATAGATATTGCGGTAATGACAGTGCCAAAAGGCGAAGCTGAAAAAGTCGCAGGTATCCTTGAAAAAACTCGCATTCGAGGCATTTGGAATTTTACACCGGTAGAAATCAAACTTGAAAATGAAGATATTCTTATAGAAAATGTGCATTTAATCGACAGCCTCTTTACTTTAAGCTATCGAATAAACGAAAATAAGCTTCAGAAAAGGCTTTTAAAGCAAAAACGAAAAATCTTTCCAAGGCCGTAG
- the rph gene encoding ribonuclease PH, which yields MQRADGRAYDEIRPITITRHFNKYAEGSVLIEAGDTKVVCTATVEDKVPHFLRGKGQGWITAEYSMLPRATGVRNVRETLRPSGRTMEIQRLIGRALRSVVDLTALGERTIWLDCDVLQADGGTRTLSITGAFIAMADAVKTLIDSKTIEASPIRSHVAAISAGIVNGYKMLDLNFEEDSCAQVDMNMVMTDKGQIVEIQGTGEAFPFTREELNDLMDLSFKGISELIRIQKRILEDI from the coding sequence TTGCAAAGAGCAGATGGAAGGGCTTATGACGAAATAAGGCCCATAACTATAACAAGACATTTTAACAAATATGCAGAGGGTTCAGTGCTTATCGAAGCCGGAGATACGAAAGTAGTCTGCACAGCTACGGTAGAGGATAAAGTTCCTCATTTTCTCAGAGGAAAGGGGCAAGGCTGGATAACTGCCGAGTACTCTATGCTTCCCAGGGCCACAGGTGTTCGAAATGTGCGGGAGACACTAAGACCCAGCGGCAGAACTATGGAAATCCAAAGACTTATAGGCAGGGCACTGCGGTCAGTAGTTGATCTTACTGCATTAGGCGAAAGAACTATATGGCTTGATTGCGATGTACTTCAAGCTGACGGAGGTACGCGAACGCTTTCAATAACCGGGGCGTTTATTGCTATGGCAGATGCCGTAAAGACCTTGATTGACAGTAAAACAATTGAGGCAAGTCCCATCAGAAGCCATGTGGCGGCTATTAGTGCCGGCATTGTAAATGGCTATAAGATGCTTGATTTGAATTTTGAAGAGGATTCATGCGCCCAAGTAGATATGAACATGGTTATGACCGATAAGGGGCAGATAGTAGAGATACAGGGAACGGGAGAGGCATTTCCTTTTACTAGGGAAGAATTAAATGATCTGATGGATCTTTCATTTAAAGGCATCTCTGAACTTATAAGGATACAAAAACGGATACTGGAGGATATTTAG
- a CDS encoding metallophosphoesterase family protein: MKIGVLSDTHGMKNATQKVLEYMSETNKEIDTIIHAGDLVSDAKFIERLGYKVYCVAGNCDPIGIAPAERLIEIEGKKIFLAHGHTYQVKYGVNKLLERAKNLSAEIVIFGHTHIPENLKVAGVLLFNPGSVTLPKQGGPGTFGILEIARKDVFAHHVQVK; encoded by the coding sequence TTGAAAATAGGAGTGCTTAGCGACACTCATGGCATGAAGAACGCTACACAAAAAGTCTTGGAATACATGAGTGAAACGAATAAAGAAATTGATACCATAATTCATGCAGGCGATTTAGTATCTGATGCAAAATTTATTGAAAGATTGGGATACAAGGTATACTGTGTTGCGGGAAATTGCGATCCCATAGGTATAGCACCTGCTGAAAGACTTATAGAAATTGAAGGAAAAAAGATTTTTCTGGCTCATGGCCATACTTATCAGGTAAAATATGGCGTAAATAAGCTTTTGGAGCGAGCAAAGAATCTTTCAGCCGAAATCGTTATATTTGGCCATACTCATATTCCCGAAAACTTAAAAGTTGCCGGAGTGCTGCTGTTTAACCCCGGCAGCGTAACTTTGCCAAAGCAAGGCGGACCGGGGACTTTCGGGATTTTGGAAATTGCCAGAAAAGATGTTTTTGCGCACCATGTGCAGGTCAAATAA
- a CDS encoding N-acetylmuramoyl-L-alanine amidase family protein, whose translation MLKKIFAAAAIFLLFIGLPAYALADAKPIEIYINGQKVDSDVPPVIVNDRTLAPVRVISENLGAQVAWDNTNRLVKVATASKNITLKIDDKKAVVDGQEITLDAPATIVNDRTLVPLRFLSESLGADVTWDNDQRRVVINSGKTKITGFSYEVVDGKPAVVIMGDGPLNYSEVNTDIEGKFAIDVEANLGTKENVFDVDSEFLDKAIAGEISVDPPTARIVLNLKSAASPKISSSSDKKNLYLTFDTVLKDVTAKKDDGDLKVNIEAADSCTINYFLLSNPDRLVLDIKNIKLGEKTSVDTPDNDFVENIRLGQFSDDTVRVVFDLKKDAAYQVSQNSSDISVVFSKIDTITNIEVTNQGGVAFIDIDADGKINYEFTEGKNKKKFKLTAYNAGLGEDLANSGTINVNNGVIDRIEFSKIKDGNASNLEITFYAASYSTGQLLSNSPSSLIRLEMYPSQTAAEGLLTGKKIVVDPGHGGSECGALANGVQEKDINLGIGLKLAKVLEDNGAEVYMTRDDDTYVGLYERANMANDLNADLFISIHSNATTGSTPSGTETLYYPTAEKKLLAQAVQKALISAINLNNRGIVERPGLVVTRETKMPSVLVEVGFMTNPNDFALLMDDSFRQRAAEGICQGIIDYFSQKTD comes from the coding sequence ATGCTAAAGAAAATATTTGCCGCAGCCGCAATCTTTCTTTTATTTATAGGCCTTCCCGCATACGCTCTTGCAGATGCAAAGCCTATCGAAATTTACATAAATGGACAAAAAGTTGATTCCGATGTGCCGCCGGTTATAGTAAATGATCGGACACTGGCACCTGTGCGAGTTATTTCTGAAAACCTGGGGGCACAGGTTGCCTGGGACAATACAAACAGGCTGGTGAAAGTTGCCACAGCTTCCAAAAATATTACACTAAAGATTGATGATAAAAAAGCAGTAGTAGATGGGCAAGAAATCACCCTTGACGCCCCTGCCACAATAGTAAACGACAGGACGCTGGTACCCCTGCGATTTTTAAGCGAATCCCTAGGAGCTGATGTAACTTGGGACAATGATCAGCGCAGAGTCGTAATAAACAGCGGCAAAACTAAGATAACGGGTTTTTCCTATGAAGTAGTGGATGGCAAACCTGCAGTTGTAATTATGGGAGACGGACCGCTGAACTACAGTGAAGTAAATACTGATATTGAGGGTAAGTTTGCAATCGACGTTGAGGCGAACCTTGGAACAAAGGAAAACGTTTTTGATGTGGACAGTGAATTTTTAGATAAGGCAATTGCAGGGGAAATATCAGTGGATCCTCCTACTGCACGAATTGTTTTAAATCTAAAATCTGCAGCTAGTCCTAAAATAAGCAGCTCATCAGATAAAAAGAACTTGTATTTGACTTTTGATACCGTTTTAAAAGATGTGACGGCAAAGAAAGACGACGGAGATTTAAAGGTAAATATAGAAGCAGCAGACAGCTGTACCATAAATTATTTTCTCCTTTCAAACCCCGACAGACTGGTGCTTGATATCAAAAATATCAAACTGGGAGAGAAAACCTCGGTGGATACACCGGACAACGATTTCGTAGAAAATATAAGGCTGGGGCAATTTTCCGATGATACCGTGCGCGTAGTTTTTGACTTAAAGAAGGACGCTGCTTATCAAGTAAGTCAAAACAGCAGCGATATATCGGTTGTTTTTTCTAAAATTGATACCATCACGAATATTGAGGTTACAAATCAAGGTGGAGTAGCATTTATAGATATTGATGCTGACGGCAAAATCAATTATGAATTTACCGAAGGAAAAAATAAGAAGAAGTTTAAACTTACTGCGTATAATGCAGGACTTGGAGAAGATTTGGCAAACAGCGGAACAATAAATGTAAACAATGGAGTAATAGACAGGATAGAGTTTTCAAAGATAAAAGACGGAAATGCCAGCAATCTTGAAATCACATTCTATGCTGCTTCTTACTCTACGGGGCAGCTGCTGTCAAATTCTCCATCATCCCTTATAAGGCTTGAAATGTACCCATCACAAACAGCTGCCGAAGGCCTGCTTACAGGAAAGAAAATAGTAGTGGACCCCGGCCATGGCGGCAGCGAGTGCGGAGCTTTGGCAAATGGCGTGCAGGAAAAGGACATTAATCTGGGAATTGGCCTTAAGCTTGCAAAAGTTCTTGAAGATAACGGCGCCGAAGTCTATATGACAAGAGATGATGATACATACGTGGGCTTGTATGAAAGAGCGAATATGGCAAATGATTTAAACGCCGACCTGTTTATAAGCATACACAGTAATGCCACAACCGGTTCCACTCCTTCCGGAACCGAAACCCTATATTATCCCACGGCAGAAAAGAAACTTCTTGCCCAGGCGGTGCAAAAAGCTTTGATAAGTGCCATAAATTTAAACAATAGAGGAATAGTAGAGCGCCCGGGCCTTGTAGTCACCAGAGAGACAAAGATGCCCTCAGTACTGGTGGAAGTCGGCTTCATGACAAATCCTAACGATTTTGCGCTTTTAATGGATGACAGCTTCAGACAAAGAGCCGCCGAAGGGATATGCCAGGGGATAATCGACTATTTCAGCCAAAAGACTGATTGA
- the tig gene encoding trigger factor, giving the protein MKVNLEKIEKNTAYLSFEVDADKLEEAIEQAYRKNAKRFAVPGFRKGKAPRKLIERHYGVEVFYEDALQILLPKAYEKGIEEYNLEPVDEPKFDVQQIEAGKPVLATAEVVVKPEAKVNKYKGLEVEKTVYEVTEEEVEERLKMMQEQNARLVAVEDRPAQDGDIVTIDFKGYIDNEPFEGGSAENYVLKLGSGSFIKGFEEQIIGMKPGETKDITVTFPEDYGSKELAGKEAVFNVTLKEIKVKELLPLDDDFASDVSEFDTLEELKEDIKKKLQEDAKSKEERSLRTSIIDKLIEETEVEIPDVMIDHETDNIILRLAINLRDTFGYDLSTYLESTGMSLEDLRERYRDAAVRNVKTSLIFEEIRKAENITVSDEELEEKIKEFAESSKTPVEEYKKSLTPQGIAQIKDMILTDKIFDLVIENAVITEKVEDKIKNDIIESEEVKDEVNTEDENAAAETENESIPEKTEE; this is encoded by the coding sequence ATGAAGGTTAATCTGGAAAAGATAGAAAAAAATACTGCTTACTTGAGCTTTGAAGTAGATGCAGACAAACTTGAAGAGGCAATCGAGCAAGCATATCGAAAGAATGCTAAGCGTTTTGCAGTTCCCGGTTTTAGAAAGGGAAAGGCTCCAAGAAAGCTTATCGAAAGACACTATGGCGTAGAAGTGTTTTATGAAGATGCACTACAAATTCTACTGCCTAAAGCTTACGAAAAAGGCATTGAGGAATACAACCTTGAGCCGGTAGACGAGCCCAAGTTCGATGTTCAGCAGATCGAAGCCGGAAAGCCGGTGCTTGCTACGGCAGAAGTTGTGGTAAAGCCGGAAGCCAAGGTTAATAAATACAAAGGCCTTGAAGTAGAAAAGACTGTTTACGAAGTAACCGAGGAAGAAGTGGAAGAACGGCTCAAAATGATGCAGGAACAAAATGCACGTCTTGTGGCTGTTGAAGACAGACCGGCTCAAGATGGAGATATAGTTACTATAGACTTTAAAGGTTATATAGACAATGAGCCTTTTGAAGGCGGAAGTGCGGAAAACTATGTTCTAAAATTAGGTTCCGGTTCATTTATTAAGGGTTTTGAGGAACAAATCATCGGAATGAAGCCCGGCGAAACCAAAGACATAACCGTTACATTTCCTGAGGATTACGGCTCAAAAGAACTTGCCGGCAAAGAGGCAGTTTTTAATGTAACCTTAAAAGAAATAAAAGTAAAAGAACTTCTTCCGCTAGACGATGATTTTGCAAGTGATGTCAGCGAATTTGATACATTAGAAGAACTGAAAGAAGACATCAAAAAGAAACTTCAAGAGGATGCAAAATCCAAAGAAGAAAGATCCCTTAGAACCTCTATTATAGATAAACTAATAGAAGAAACAGAAGTTGAGATTCCTGACGTAATGATAGACCATGAAACTGACAATATTATTTTAAGGCTTGCAATAAACTTAAGGGATACCTTCGGATATGACCTTTCCACATATCTTGAGTCTACAGGCATGAGCCTTGAAGACTTAAGAGAACGTTACAGAGATGCGGCAGTGCGCAATGTAAAAACATCTCTGATATTTGAAGAAATAAGAAAAGCAGAAAATATTACTGTAAGCGATGAAGAGTTGGAAGAGAAAATAAAGGAATTTGCTGAGTCTTCCAAGACGCCTGTGGAAGAATATAAGAAGTCGCTAACTCCTCAGGGCATCGCACAGATAAAGGATATGATTTTAACAGATAAGATTTTCGATCTAGTTATAGAAAACGCTGTTATAACTGAAAAAGTGGAAGATAAAATAAAAAATGATATAATAGAATCAGAAGAAGTAAAAGATGAAGTAAATACTGAAGATGAAAATGCAGCAGCCGAAACTGAAAATGAAAGCATCCCGGAGAAGACGGAAGAATAA
- a CDS encoding DUF2179 domain-containing protein, protein MLASIGGYLLIFLARVSDVSLSTVRTLMIVRGKGVIAGCIGFCEVIIYITALNKVVNSLDNPLNLLAYALGFATGNVVGSFIEEKLAIGLMTVQVITEREDLCLLIRNMNFGVTVLEGKGKEGPKKVLIVSLPRKDLDSLLKVIEENDNSAFVTVMDTRATKGGYFRRTIKEK, encoded by the coding sequence TTGTTAGCTTCAATCGGCGGGTATCTGCTGATCTTTCTTGCTCGTGTGTCTGATGTTTCCCTGTCAACCGTCAGAACACTGATGATTGTCAGAGGAAAGGGAGTCATAGCAGGCTGCATAGGATTTTGCGAAGTTATCATATACATAACCGCGCTTAACAAAGTGGTAAATAGCCTGGACAATCCTTTAAACCTTCTGGCTTATGCATTGGGTTTTGCGACAGGAAATGTGGTAGGAAGTTTTATCGAAGAAAAACTGGCAATAGGCTTGATGACAGTTCAGGTTATTACAGAACGCGAGGATCTTTGTTTACTGATTCGAAATATGAATTTTGGTGTTACAGTTTTGGAAGGCAAAGGAAAAGAAGGGCCAAAAAAGGTCCTTATTGTATCTTTACCGAGGAAGGACCTTGACAGCCTTTTGAAGGTCATAGAGGAAAATGACAATTCCGCCTTTGTTACCGTTATGGATACCAGAGCGACAAAAGGCGGATATTTTAGGCGTACCATCAAAGAAAAATAG
- the clpP gene encoding ATP-dependent Clp endopeptidase proteolytic subunit ClpP, with translation MSLVPMVVEQTSRGERAYDIYSRLLKERIIFLGSAIDDTVASLTIAQLLYLESEDPDKDVRLYINSPGGSVTAGLAIYDTMQYIKPDVSTICMGLAASMGAVLLAAGAEGKRFALPNSRIMIHQPWGGVEGKAVDIETHAREILRLRELLNEILAKHTKQSIEKIQSDTDRDYFMSSSEALDYGLIDEVISKRS, from the coding sequence TTGAGTTTAGTACCTATGGTTGTTGAGCAAACAAGTCGCGGCGAAAGAGCTTACGATATCTATTCACGGCTTTTAAAAGAGAGAATTATATTCTTAGGGTCAGCAATTGATGATACAGTGGCCAGCCTTACCATAGCCCAGCTATTGTATTTGGAATCAGAAGACCCGGATAAGGATGTGCGCCTTTACATTAACAGCCCCGGCGGTTCTGTAACGGCAGGACTTGCTATTTATGATACAATGCAGTATATTAAACCTGATGTGTCTACTATCTGTATGGGACTTGCCGCCAGTATGGGAGCAGTGCTGCTTGCGGCAGGAGCTGAAGGCAAGCGCTTTGCACTGCCTAATTCAAGAATCATGATTCACCAGCCCTGGGGCGGAGTCGAAGGGAAGGCGGTTGATATAGAAACACATGCAAGGGAAATTTTGCGCTTAAGAGAATTACTAAACGAAATCCTTGCAAAACATACGAAACAGAGCATTGAAAAAATTCAAAGTGATACAGACAGAGACTATTTTATGTCGTCAAGTGAAGCTCTTGATTACGGCTTAATTGACGAGGTGATTAGTAAGAGGAGTTAA